A stretch of DNA from Cannabis sativa cultivar Pink pepper isolate KNU-18-1 chromosome X, ASM2916894v1, whole genome shotgun sequence:
atgtcaatgaaTGGAATGAGCACAAGGTCATTAACAGTACAAAGCAAGACATGAGGTCTTGAGTGAACCTTAAAAATGTGTGTGTGAAATCGctgttttattataaaaaatagttgGTTCAATGCTTTGTCaactaaatttttaataaaatttgttaTGATTACACTATGGTTAAGTTAAAGTAgaggtgttcataaaatagctgATCCAATCTACAAAGTGCGGAAATTcgtacttgtgcggattggattggattggattggaaaagTCAAAATTCGCATTTGTGTagattggatgttgattgacatgtaaaagtaaccgatccaatctaatccacacatctttataaaaaaaaaattatatatgaaaataatattttaatgcaaagaaaatagtaatttaaaagtctaatgcatgtaatacaattatatttcaaaacttaattGATCAAATGTAttttctattcttatatataattatcattACATGTTTTCACTTCTAATGATTGTTACATTTAGGGACCTTCTTGGACCTTGAGGATTGGGACAACTAAAAGATATGAAAAACTCCATTACATGCAGTAAGAAAGTAAGAACCAACTCTGattctcaaatttaaatttcttgTAATGTACAAACAGATAAAAACCAATGGCATAATTGCCTTGGTCATCCTTTTGCATTGatttctaataagatcaataaaCAATTATAATTTCCTCATGATATTTTTGTTCCTTTTCATTGTCCAACTTATCACTTGgcaaaacaaaagaaattacCATTTTAATCCAACAACAATTTTTCTAAGGCCATTTTTGACCTTATTCACCTCGACATATGGGGACCATAACCAACACCCTCTGTTGAAGGatacaaatattttttaactaTAATAGATGACCACTCAAGATACACAAATATATCTACTAAAGGCTAAATATGAAGGTCCTCAAATTATACAAAACTTTTtcatctttgtcaatactcaaaattaaactaatatcaAATCTGTCAGTAGTGTTCCTAAAGAACTAACTATAACAAGTTTTTACAACAGCAAATGTGTTATTCATTACAATTCCTGTGTAGGGAGACCTTAGCAGAATACAGTTGTGGAACGCAAACACAACCATATACTTAATGTTGCTCAGGCTTTAGCTTTCTAATCCAACCTACCATTCATTTATTGGAGTTACATGGTAAAAACATGTGTTTACTTGCTTAACAGAACCCCTTCTATCACTTAATGATAAAACCTCTTATGAAATATTGCATACCATGCTCACTTAAGAACCTTTGGATGTCTTGCTTATGGATCTCATGTAACCCACATTCATAAATTTTCTCCTCGAGCAAGACCTTGCATTTTTTTAGGATGTCCAGAAAATATAAATGCTTACACTCTCCTTTATATCCAAACAAACTAAATTTTTCATTCAAGAGACGTCATTTTTTATGAATCAATATTTCTTTACAAAAATTCCAACATCAACATCAATGTTGACATGTTTTTTCCTTCCAATACTGCTACTAACCCTGTAGATACACATCAACCTAACACTCCAGCTTTCAATTCTCCTGCTGCAAACTAGAAGCTCCCAAAAACCAATAATTCAGAAACCTGCTCACTTGAATGACTACACATGTGAACCAACAACCTCTTTTAGCACAACTAACCCCATTACAATTTTTCTTTCCTATGACAGGTTGAGTGCAAACTTTAGAGCAGCTGTCTTTGCTACAGCTTAACTTCCTGAACCTGTCACATATGTTGAAGCTAGATTATACACAATCTGGAACATAGCAATGGATGATGAAATCGATACTTTAGAGAAAAACAACATATGGATAGTTGTTCCCCTACTTGATGGACAACATGCCATTGGAAAcaaatgggtctatagaaagaaatacaaCCATGATGGCTCAACCTAAAGATGCAAAGCTCAATTAGTAGCTAAAGGCTACACACAAGAACTAGGTATTGATTATTTCGAAACATATGCCCATGTGGCTAAATTCAATACTCTCAAACTACTGTTTACTCTAGTTGTCAATAAAAATTAGTACCTACATCACATGGATATCAACAATTCTTTTTTCTATGGTGAATTACATGAGGATGTTTACATAAAACTATCTCAAGGTTGCACTCTAAAGGAGTAATCCCAAAAAAATgcagtttgcaaattaaagaaaaacttATATGGCTTGAAACAAGCCTCTAGATAAGGTATGCTAAATTAAGCACCACCTTACTGCAGCAGGGTTTTACACAGTCACAAAATGACCATTCCCTATTCCTTAGACAACAATCTGACAATTTTCTAGCAATTCtcatttattttgatgatatcaTAGTTGCCACTAACAATATTGCAGCATTGAATAACTTCATCTCCACCCTGGTGATGCACAGTTCAAACTACAAGACGTACCTTGTCAGCCTTCACTTTTTTCTTGGCCTCGAAATAGGCAGATGCTCCAAAGGCATATCAGTCACTCAAAGACCCTTCACACttcaattattaaaaaaatcaggTTGCCTCAGCTCTAAACCAGTCTCAACACCAATGGAACCAAATACAAAACTCAACAATGATGATGGCAAACCCTTACAAAATCCAACTCAATATAGAAGGTtaatgtaatacccggaattaagaaatggattagcaaaaccctaactagataattatgtataatggaggaattatattattatatagttcaatatatgtgatttatatgaattttaatatattaaagaccccgttagtgagccaggggcattttggtaattatgacccgagaagggtaaaatgatgaaattaatttgattacgtgcttaatggaactatattattatatagtatacctgtgttgtcttttcaggtgtgttctgacaggttagcgcggtatagtcacaaccgggaatttcgggccgaaccgggttcgggctcGAAATGTAAATTAGATTGataatttggcattttatttgatgaatgataatctgaaatttatttgaaattaattgagtattgaaatgacttatttacccttgtgagggtgtaggtgtgaataataagccatgagggcattttggtcatttgacccctatttactatgtttgattaaaattgatttttgatgaaatgaaaTGCAAATTTCTGGTTTTACTTTCACTCTTGGCCAACCCCCTCTCTCTCCCAAACCCTCTTATTATTTCAAGTTGAATTTGAAGAAAAGCTTGGTTCTTAGCTTGTTTTGGAGCTTTGAAGTTGTGAATTCTTGAGCTTGGAGTTGAGGTAGATTCTTGCTAAGTTTATGTGAAATTTATGGTTGAATTCTTGCTGAAATTATTGTGGAAAAAGCATGCTTTAAGTTGTTTgatcttggtttgcatgtttagggaaatggatgtttaatcTTGATAATTTGTGTGTTAATCTCTTGATTTGTGTTTGATTGGGCTTAGAGTACAATTCAAGGATGTTTTACATGCTTAACCTAAATTTTTATCTATTGTTTTACTGCTGGAAATTGAATAAGTATGTGTTGGGTTAAAGTTCAAGTTCTTGAACTTGGAGTTTTGCTAGTTGAAGCATGATTTgtgattattgtgcaatctgaaattatggggtttattgttggattttgatgcataattatgtgttttagaccctataatatttgctagctgctgtaagtggattaattgtgattttggatgtgaaaagcaagcttgagttcatggaactcaagcttggtgctttaatgacactttttgatttttagtgcaattgttgggtttaagttgtggaatatgtttattatgacatacattgatgctctggaaagtttgggaatgtttggggatgatttgagtgagttttgggggtttaaagattgagaaatttcgtgttctctgcccagacaaccggaattccggttggttcatccggaattccggttggagttcatcgggaaatgctgaattttgtttcggccataacttttgactcgggactccgtttgggacgttctttataccgttggaaagctcttttcgagctctatgtgattatttgtatttgaaatgccatgaatttattttatgaatatgaaatcaggggttaaccctatttgtgaaaaatcccagattgtgtgactaggattaccggcacctggtcaggagcacccggggattcggaatctctgcctttgcgagacaacaggtaagacagtagttgcacgtagagatatgcacggtggtgcttatattgaatattatattggtgataattagaaaccgagattagggttattaccctaaagtgagcggtttaatggcctagggttattaccctagtaattattaatgtgtaaatgctatgacatgctaaatatattgtaataaagaattatgcgcacaaggcataattaagttagactcggtaaattagtaccttgagtttgatagtaatgcagtctagggttattaccctagaagttatgtgaaggtaagaaagtcatgatgtacaataatattgttaatcaagtgaaagcatgaattagggttataAATCTCTATTAGTGTTATTTTGAGCatgcaatgatatgttatatgagagactatttggtatgtaatttagggttattaccctaagattctatatgttttgttatctattgaatacatacatatatttcaagagttatttgcataagacataacttggttagacctagtatattactaggataaaccactgaaagaacgtaatgtatggattacgtaaatatatatgaatatggttatgtgagcaaggcataaccaggttagactcggtaattataatcgagataaaccttactaaggccgtattgtaaatagacgtatgagcgtaacacgtaggtctatgctacatagacatatatagacgtgtggGAGCAACAGgtaggtctatgctacatagacatatataggcgtgcgagcgtaacacgcaggtctatagcaaatagacaaatagtgcagtggcaccaataattatatgataaatatatatgttgagactaagggttatgcgctcaaggcataaccaggttggactcggtaacaagaaccgagatgaacagatctaaggccttattgtaaatagacgtgtgagagcaacacgtgggtctacgccacgtagacataaatagacgtgtgagcgcaacacgtaggtctacgccacgtagacataaataggcatgtgagcgtaacatgcaggtctgtgtcacacagacaaatttgaatagcattgttgtttatattgtatgatgagcatattattgatatgttttatactgtcttgctgggcttggctcacgggtgctctactgtaaaggaaagggtaagtcagtggttgatcaaccatgagtttgaggagcaagatgaagaatgtacatgttcaagccatatcagaccaagcaggttaagggtctatcagtgatgaacttttaaattctattttgccgtttaggtcggctagaaataaatgacttgtaatagcgtttgtaaatatttttgggatcccaactattttaaaagttttaaatatattacaagtttattttctttctgtttaatataaaagtttaaattctgcgctattttgattagtaatcccgtttagtggattagggtttcataagtattttgggtagcgtgcctaattatttagggcgttacagttaATAAGGAAACTTCTCTACCTCACCATAACAAGACTTAGACATCAGCTTTGTAGTGAATAAACTCAGCCAATTCCTCCAATCTTCAAGGCAACCTCACTTACATGCTGCAAATTGCATCCTATATTATCTCAAAGGCTCCCCTGGTCAAGGACTCTTTTTTTATGCATCATGTTCAACTCTTCAGTTTCAGGCCTTTATGGATGCTAATTGGGGAGCATGTCTTGACACTCGAAGATCCATTTCAGGGTATTGTGTCTTCCTTGGACAGTCACTCATCTATTGGAAATGAAAGAAACAACCCACTGTATCTTGATCATCACCTGAGGTAGAGTATAGGGCCATGGCAAATGCAACTTGTGAACTCACATGGCTGCACTCCATCATCAAAAACTTCAACATACAAATACAGTTACCATCAATCCTCTTCTATGACAATTCAACAGCAATCCACATTGTAGAAAATCCCATCTACCATGAAAGAACTAAACATGTGAAAATCGAATGTCACATTGTCAGAGAAAAGGTCGGAAACATCTAGATGAGTCATGTatcttcaaaaatcaacttagccGACATCCTAACAAAACCCTTGTTTTCTAACTATTTCAATGACATTGTATCCAAGATGGGTGTCAAAAATTTCTACACTCCATCTTGAAGGGGCCTATTAAATTTAGTCAAGTTTGTTAAGTTTGTTAGGCATTTAGTTAAATCAGTTGGTTACTTTTTTCTCTCCAATTGTACGGGTTCAAGCCCTGCCTATATAAGGCATCTTTCCTCTCTTGTAAAAATAGAGTTTTCATATAATATGAGtgatataaaataaagtgaAAATGGTTTGGTATGGTTTGGAGAGTTATTTACATAAGCTGAAAAATTTgataactagtaactagttactgtttTTTTAGCTTTAATATTGAATTGTTTTTTACTTTGAGGATGCATTTTAACAACTCCCATAACCTCCAAATCACTCATTTAatcccatttacatccaattaaGAGATGGTAATAGTCATAGGGTGTAGGATGTTTGAATTCTAAAGTGTGTAATGgtaaacactataaatagagaGCATGGTTCATCATTTGAGACATACTCTTCTCTTCTACACTACAACATTcaggagcaatagcggcgggcccCTCGGCCGCTATTGCTCCAGTTTTTGGCCGCTaaagggcaatagcggcggatCTCGGCCGGtattggtccgccgctattgcttggccgctactaatagtattagcggccaaAAAGCGGATTCCTTGTGGCTAATCTTGTTAATAGCGAGGCGGGCTTGACAAGCGGCGGgacccgccgctattgccctgTGTCGATTTCGTGTTTCGAGGCTGACACGGGGCAATAGCGAgcggggtcccgccgctatACTCCGCCTGGGCCTACAAcaccaaataataaaaaaaaaattaattatttttaaaaatttatttatattatatataaataaataattaaatatttaataaataaatctaattaatataattaaaacaatttaattaaatatttaataaataaatctaacacaatttaataaaatttattaataatttaaaattgtctccaaagtaattaactttaacattttaatcctaataaaatattgtctcaaaattaaattaaattattacaaaacataaataaattattcattaacatcttcattcaagtctctaattatgaagtcttgatctggattattttcggtacgagtccccgaagcccgtggcggagaaggcacataCGCTTGGTCGATGATAAACCCGGGCGTCAAATTACCGAGCTCGGCTTGGTTGaaaatgggagttgaaaaaaattggttctctgcgatgaactcccaaataatccaaaatcGGCAAAGTTTGAGCCGAGCGGAGGAGACTACGACGGTGTTCGGTATAGGCGATTTCCCATTGGCGGAGCGGTATTCTTCTTGTGAGGAAATTCTTGAGGAAAAGATTGGGAGTTCTTCTTtgcaaaaaattttcaaattctttGCGTGACAAATTTTGGAATTGTTGTTGCGAGGAAGGCTGAAATTGTGGTTGCGTAGGAGGTTGTTGTTCTTTGTTCGGAGGAGCGGCATGACTCTGAGAAGACGAACCACCAGGCGACTGCGATTGACTATACGTTTGAACGAAATTGTCAAAGCGTGGGTTAAATATTTGGGCACGTTGTTCAGGCGTCAAATTACCCCCCCCAAGTGGCACGCATAGCTGAGAATATATCTGCCACGGTGCTCATCATTTCAGTAGTTGGTTGGGGAGGCACCGTTGATTGAGTTTGAGGGATTGGTTTCTTTCCTTTGCCCTTGAGCCTTTTACCCACGCCTCTTTGATAGTCAGATCTTTGGCCTAGAACTGTTTCCATTACGTCAAACTGATAACCAGTATCAGATTCAGATTCAGTCCCAGTATCGCTCTGGGATTGTCGTTCAAGTCGCTTCCTATCAAGCTCCTTGATCAGTTCTCcctatttaaatcaaaattattagaatatgtaattaatataaaatataaattttaataataaataattttaatcacTTACATAATCTGTTGCAGCTAATTCATTAACGAAATTTCCAGACGGTTTTTTCACATGGATCTCCTTCCATGCTTCAACTACATGCTCTCCAGGAGGACCCCCCTATAcaaatataaacaattaaattagtttattttaagaaaaaaatattattaactattaaagaatttttttttatcaaacatttaacaattaaagaattaatacATACCATTCCGTGGCGTATGGACGCCAACGATTTTGTGCCTTGCgttgttggatatttcattagttgccgattcgatttatttttagttgaacgattcaaaaatgcctcgctaacgaacaattcgcaaaccggtttccaagtctcggtattcaagtagtcaggggggaatttgagaactgtgtcccaatcttctggttttttgtaatgttgtttGAAATGCTTGTGTCTGAGCGTCTTTCGCTCACTATACCGCTCCGCCATCACCGAATATAAAGTCCCCATAAGTAGGTCTCGGTGGGGATTCCCATCAATATCAAAGTAGTactatgtaataaaataatttaaaattatgttaatttataaatgaggacataaaattattacaacctttaataattaaaaatcactcactctGACGCGATTGAGCACTTGATCCTTGTATTGTTGGGGTACATCGGAAAAATTTAGATGACCACCCGGGCACAACATGCTCACTTGTTGGCCAAGAAATCGAACATAATTGCTGGCTTCAGTGCCAACTACTTTGCCGGTTTCAAGATCTACCTCCACCGGTAAGGGCTTACCAgcttctctcctttttttttcaagattagCGTTTGCGGCAACCCCACGACCCTTTCTGACCGGAGGTGGAACTATATATATTCGagggaaaaataattttattagtaaatcaTACATTCACTATTTATATTCAGAATAATTGTAGATTTCGAAAAATATGAAAACCTGCTTCGCAAGACGACGGTACCCTAGAAGGATCAGGGGGATCCCTGCCATCACCATCCCCACCGTGGTATGTCGCTAACGTAGCTGACATTTTACTTTATTTGAAGACGGAAAAAAATGTAAGAATTCACAAATGTGAAacacataattgaaatataagtatttaaaatgttaatacgaaagaaattaaatattcctttaattgtaaaaaattttagtaacaaatgtttacaaaataaaagttacaCTGAAGAATCACTATCATTTCCATCATTCACTAAGTTTACATTTTCATCATCTACATGTTCAACTAGTAAATCATCTACTTCTTCAGCAACATAATTCTCATCCAGTTCATTATTCTCTATCTCAGAATCCACTAACTGATCGGACGATTGAACAATTACTGGAGGTTCATTCGATTGCATAATCAACTCTCCAAGATCAACCGTCAACACAAAATTGGCAGAGTTAGAATCACTAACAACATCTACATCAGTCTCATCTTCGTTGTCAGTAATGTCCCAAATTTGTCGATGGCTAATATCTTCAACAATCTTCCAATCGCGACCTCTGAGTGGATCTTCAAGATAGAAAACTTGCTTCGCCTGGTTAGCAAGGATGTACGGTTCATCTTGATACCAATGTCCACGAGTATTTATActagttatattattttcagTGATTGTCTTCTTTCTTAATGGATTAGTGTTATACCATTTACATTCAAACAATGACACTGTATATGCACCAGTATAAGATATAGTGATTACATCTTCAAGTGTGCGTAATAATTAAACCATACATTCCGGCAACAGTAACACCACTATTTTGTGTCTTCCGCTTTTGGTCTCGCTTTGATGCAATAAACCGAACACCATTCACTACACAACCTTCGTAAAATGTTGCTAAGTAATCGGACCCGGAAGCGAGAGCGAGTAACTCATCACCATTTTGTAAAGTTCCAAGCTTGTGCAGCTCATAtatctaaatacataaaatgtattaatatgagaggaatataaatgattgaattaaaaCTTAACAATTTTGTCGTTATACCTTCTTGTGAAACCACGGACGGAAAGTTTGCCTATGCAAGGCATCGTGATTACCATTAGGAtattcatgcctgatcttgtccAAATGTTCACTGTGAAGTATGATAATGTCAAGATACGATAGAGGgagatagaaaataaaaactaaaaatttaataaaataatttataaaaatgtaacaAACTTACTCTAAGTAAGCTTGGATTTCAGGAGAATTTTGAAGAATGTACCACTCAGCTTTTTCACGACTGGTATGATCAAGAGGCTTGATAAGTCCGCTAGTTaaaggacgagattgagaattAAAAACTGAGAGATAGCGACAAACAGAAGGCGCATCTTCATTTCGATCAAGCCGATTAAATCTTGTTTCACACCCTTTAAAGTACATTGAACAAAAGGTTACTGCCTCATCAGCAACATAACCTTCTGCAATTGACCCTTCAGGACGTGCCTTATTTCCCACataattcttcaattttttcatgtacCTTTCAAAAGGATACATCCATCTCATAAAGACCGGGCCACCCAATATCGCTTCTTCAGGCAAATGCAATACCAAGTGTatcattatgtcaaaaaaagCTGGAGGAAAAATCAATTCCATCTTGCACAATAAcgagaattaaattattttgagcaTCCTCCATATCTTTTACATTTAGAGTTCTAGAGCATATTTGTC
This window harbors:
- the LOC115712836 gene encoding uncharacterized protein LOC115712836, which translates into the protein MSATLATYHGGDGDGRDPPDPSRVPSSCEAVPPPVRKGRGVAANANLEKKRREAGKPLPVEVDLETGKVVGTEASNYVRFLGQQVSMLCPGGHLNFSDVPQQYKDQVLNRVRYYFDIDGNPHRDLLMGTLYSVMAERYSERKTLRHKHFKQHYKKPEDWDTVLKFPPDYLNTETWKPVCELFVSEAFLNRSTKNKSNRQLMKYPTTQGTKSLASIRHGMGGPPGEHVVEAWKEIHVKKPSGNFVNELAATDYGELIKELDRKRLERQSQSDTGTESESDTGYQFDVMETVLGQRSDYQRGVGKRLKGKGKKPIPQTQSTVPPQPTTEMMSTVADIFSAMRATWGG